DNA from Fusobacterium sp.:
TTCAGAAAAAATGTTACAATTTAATAACTAAAAAATAAAAAGTATGCCTTAAAATAATAAAGAAAGGGAAGAATTCCTTTTAAGGCATACTATTTTTATGAATAAGATAATTTTAAAGATTGGAGTGATTCATATTTATAAGAAAAAAGATATTATATTGACAGGATTTGCTTTATTTGCAATGTTATTTGGAGCAGGAAATCTAATATTTCCTCCTATGGTAGGATATGTAGTAGGAGATAAATGGATGTCAGCTATGGCAGGATTTTTTATAACTGGAATAGGATTTCCTCTTCTTGCTATATTGTCATCAGTGCTAGCTGGAAAAGAATTAGATGATTTTGCTGATAAAGTATCACCTCTATTTAGTAAAATATTTAATATTATTTTAATTTTAGCTATTGGGCCTTTTCTTGCTATACCTAGAACAGGGGCTACAGCTTTTGAATTAATGCTTCTTCCTCATATAAGCAATGAAAATCTATATAAGTATGGATTTTTAGCTTGTTATTTTATAATTGTATTTTTATTTTCTATAAAAGCTAATGCAGTAATAGAAAGAATTGGAAAAATTCTTACTCCAATATTATTAATAATATTGGCAGTTATAATTATAAAAGGAATATTTTTTCCAATAGGAGAACTATCAGTTAAAAATGTTAATAATACATTTAGATATGGATTTTATAATGGATATCAAACAATGGATACTCTTGCAGCTATAATATTTTCAAGTATAATTTTGAAAGCTATTAGAAATGGCAGAAATCTTACTGAAAAACAGGAGATGAAATTTTTAAGTAATTCAAGTATGATAGCCGTTTGTGGACTCTCAGTTGTATATGGAGGACTTTTGTATATAGGGGCTACCTCCTATGGAGTATTACATAGTAGAGGAACAACTCAGCTTCTTACAGATATAGTAAATAAATTATTAGGAAAGGGAGGGAATTTAGCTTTAGGAATATGTGTAGCAGGGGCTTGTTTGACAACAGCAATAGGGCTTACAGCTACAGTGGGAGATTACTTTAGTAACTCTTTAAAGATTTCATATGGGAAGATAGTTACTGCGACAGTCTTATTGAGCTATATTTTTGCTGGATTTGGAGTGGATACAATAGTGAAAATATCATCTCCGATACTTACATTTCTTTATCCAATAGCAATAGTTTTGATATTACTTAATTGCTTCAAAAAATATATTTCATCAAATGAAATTTATCTTGGTGCTGTAATAGGAGCAGGAATAGTAGGTTTTTTTGAAATGACTCAAACTCTTGGATTAAATCTTCAATTCTTGAATAAAGTATATGTAAAGTTACCATTACAAACTTTTGGACTTGCATGGATAATGCCAAGTTTAATATTTGCTGCTGTTTTTAGTATTATCTTTAAAAAGAAGTAATAAAGTTCATTTTTCGTACTGTTTTCAAGTAATTTTGTTTATAAAGGAAATTAAGTTGTATGTTTTCTAAATGTATTATAAGATATGGTATAAACCTTTTAAGTAAAAGGAGTGGAAGTATGGATTATAAAATTTTAGTATGTGGGATTTTGTTATTGATAAGCCTTCTTTCAATAAGAGTAACAAAAAAAGTACAGATTCCCTTACTTATAATGTTCCTTTTTATAGGAATGGCAG
Protein-coding regions in this window:
- the brnQ gene encoding branched-chain amino acid transport system II carrier protein; its protein translation is MNKIILKIGVIHIYKKKDIILTGFALFAMLFGAGNLIFPPMVGYVVGDKWMSAMAGFFITGIGFPLLAILSSVLAGKELDDFADKVSPLFSKIFNIILILAIGPFLAIPRTGATAFELMLLPHISNENLYKYGFLACYFIIVFLFSIKANAVIERIGKILTPILLIILAVIIIKGIFFPIGELSVKNVNNTFRYGFYNGYQTMDTLAAIIFSSIILKAIRNGRNLTEKQEMKFLSNSSMIAVCGLSVVYGGLLYIGATSYGVLHSRGTTQLLTDIVNKLLGKGGNLALGICVAGACLTTAIGLTATVGDYFSNSLKISYGKIVTATVLLSYIFAGFGVDTIVKISSPILTFLYPIAIVLILLNCFKKYISSNEIYLGAVIGAGIVGFFEMTQTLGLNLQFLNKVYVKLPLQTFGLAWIMPSLIFAAVFSIIFKKK